From the Sanguibacter sp. HDW7 genome, the window CGGCTGCTTCGCGAACATCGCGGTGTTGAACGCGTCGAACTTCTCGGGCGCCTTCTCTGCGACGTACACGGCAGCAGCGGCCGCACGCGAGGAGAAGGCCGTACCCGACGACAAGCGGTCGAGGATCGTCACCGGGTGGATCACGAGCGTGATGTCGCCGGCCTCGCGCATCTCCGCGAGGAGCGAGGAGTTCGTCTCCTCGAAGACTCCGCACCACGGGCACATGTAGTCGAGGTAGACGTCGACGACGGGAGCCCCCTCGTTCGACGTGCCGGCAACCCCGTCCTTGCCGAGCGAGATGCCGCCGGACTCGGCGACGACCGACGGCGTCGCGAGCGCGCCGGGCTCGGGGAGCTTGGTGGGGCGCGAGGCGATGACCGCCCAGACGATCGCGGCGACGAGCGCGAGGACGGCGACGCCGAAGACGGCGATCGTGATGGTCTTGACGCGCTTCTCGCGCGCGGCCTGCTCGGCGCGCATCGTGGCGGCGAGGGCGCGCGCGCTGTCGCGGCTCGGGACGGTGGCGGGCTTCTTCGAGGACATGGAAGGTCCTTTCCGGGTGGTTCGAGGTGTGCGGGGCTGGTCGTGCGGGTGCGAGCTGGTCAGGCAGCGAGCACGGGCGGGCCCCGGCGCACGGGCACCGGTCCGCCGACGCGCACGCGGGCGCGCCGGAGAAGCGGCCGCGGCGCGAGGCGCACACGACCGAGAGGGGTGACGACAGGGGCCGTCGCGGGCTGGACGAGGCGGCGGCCGACGACGGCGCGCACGGTGCGCAGCGTCGTGCGCAGCGCGGCAAGGAGTCCACCCGCGACGACGAGCAGGAGCATCTGGGCGAGCAGCACGGGCACGGCGATCGTCGCGAGGACGACGGCGACGTCGCCCGGCGCACCGCCGAGCGCGAGCGTGCCGTCCGCGCAGGCCGCGTCGGCACGAACCATCGCGAGGTGCGTCGCCCACCACGCCGGAGCGCCGGTGCCGCTCACGCAGCGCGAGACGACGGAGATCCCGGCGTCACCGAGCGCGAATGCGAGGTGCAGGCTCGCCTGGACGGCGAGGT encodes:
- a CDS encoding thioredoxin domain-containing protein, which codes for MSSKKPATVPSRDSARALAATMRAEQAAREKRVKTITIAVFGVAVLALVAAIVWAVIASRPTKLPEPGALATPSVVAESGGISLGKDGVAGTSNEGAPVVDVYLDYMCPWCGVFEETNSSLLAEMREAGDITLVIHPVTILDRLSSGTAFSSRAAAAAVYVAEKAPEKFDAFNTAMFAKQPEENSKGLTDREIADIAKSVGVPAAVSDAIANLDAYKTYARWVGSQTEKASADTKLHTQDGIFSTPTIVVGGTKFNGDWRDQTQLRAAVDAAKKG